One region of uncultured Sulfurimonas sp. genomic DNA includes:
- the proB gene encoding glutamate 5-kinase — translation MDRLVIKVGSAVLTDNNNIAKERMLNLVTLIAKLRAKYAVVLVTSGAVAAGYSALKIDKTKQIGKKAIAATGQPILMTSYKKKFDIYNIDTAQILLTEDDFDSRKRTKMFQEIIDAHLSHDILPIVNENDITSTPEQLFGDNDQLSANVAHAINANILVILSDIDGYYDKNPQKYKDAKIFKVVTELPENALSDQSTPNNPFATGGIVTKLKAAEFMMKNNRKMFLTNGFNLKSAESFLLEGKHTLGTVFESKNDEEK, via the coding sequence ATGGATAGATTAGTTATAAAAGTAGGTAGTGCGGTTTTAACAGATAATAATAATATTGCAAAAGAGAGAATGTTAAACCTTGTAACATTAATAGCAAAATTAAGAGCTAAGTATGCTGTTGTACTAGTAACATCTGGTGCAGTAGCTGCAGGATATTCAGCTTTAAAGATAGATAAAACTAAGCAGATAGGTAAAAAAGCTATTGCGGCAACTGGTCAGCCTATCTTAATGACAAGCTACAAAAAGAAATTTGATATATACAACATAGATACTGCACAAATACTTTTAACTGAAGATGATTTTGACTCTAGAAAAAGAACAAAAATGTTTCAAGAAATAATAGATGCTCATCTAAGTCATGATATTTTGCCTATAGTTAATGAAAATGATATAACATCTACGCCTGAACAACTCTTTGGTGATAACGATCAACTCTCAGCAAATGTGGCACACGCAATTAACGCAAATATATTGGTTATATTAAGTGATATTGATGGATATTATGATAAAAATCCTCAAAAATATAAAGATGCAAAAATTTTTAAAGTAGTTACAGAGTTGCCAGAAAATGCACTTAGTGACCAAAGCACACCAAATAATCCTTTTGCAACAGGTGGAATTGTAACTAAGTTGAAAGCTGCAGAATTTATGATGAAAAACAATAGAAAAATGTTTTTGACAAATGGATTTAATCTAAAATCAGCAGAATCTTTTCTTTTAGAAGGAAAACATACCTTAGGTACAGTTTTTGAATCAAAAAATGATGAGGAGAAATAA
- a CDS encoding response regulator: protein MLEIYFNEIIASVAILILIVIYFIIKKSQQKEKNELNKSKQKAKEEIKNSTSKESNVEGDIVEKSDKKENNNTPKEASKTTSKIKRIKKDIPPHGKITKENFKEFAGQRIVVAEDNIINQKVINGLLVDSGIDVVIADDGQFLLEILEKDSNFNFIFMDAHMPRMDGFEATRKIRENSKYNHIVIIALSGDTAIDDINKMTEAGMEEHLEKPLKIEAMYELLYAYSNSIQTTSKELDTDAGLNISAYDAEFYQEILNEFLSRYSDSTEKLQEYINKKEILKADRYLLDISGITANIGANNLSKIALKLKEVLVNIEDKKYMGLLKDYEISIHNLLKEIKKYKG, encoded by the coding sequence GTGCTAGAAATTTACTTTAATGAAATTATAGCTAGTGTTGCTATATTAATTTTAATAGTCATATATTTTATAATAAAAAAATCTCAACAAAAAGAGAAGAATGAGTTAAATAAATCTAAGCAAAAAGCAAAAGAAGAGATTAAAAATAGCACAAGCAAAGAGAGTAATGTTGAGGGTGATATTGTTGAAAAATCTGATAAAAAAGAGAATAACAACACTCCAAAAGAAGCGTCTAAGACTACTTCAAAAATTAAAAGAATCAAAAAAGACATCCCTCCTCATGGAAAAATCACTAAAGAAAATTTTAAAGAATTTGCTGGTCAAAGAATCGTTGTAGCAGAAGATAATATAATCAATCAAAAAGTTATCAATGGACTTTTAGTAGATTCTGGAATAGATGTAGTCATAGCTGATGATGGGCAATTTTTATTGGAAATACTAGAAAAAGATTCTAACTTTAATTTTATTTTTATGGATGCTCATATGCCTAGAATGGACGGGTTTGAAGCAACTAGAAAAATTAGAGAAAATTCAAAATACAACCATATTGTCATTATAGCTCTTAGTGGAGATACAGCTATTGATGACATAAATAAAATGACTGAAGCTGGAATGGAAGAGCATCTAGAAAAACCTCTAAAAATCGAAGCAATGTATGAATTACTCTATGCATACAGTAATTCTATACAAACAACAAGCAAAGAATTAGACACAGATGCAGGACTAAATATATCTGCTTATGATGCAGAGTTTTATCAAGAAATTTTAAATGAATTTTTAAGTAGATACTCTGATTCTACAGAAAAACTACAAGAATATATAAATAAAAAAGAAATACTTAAAGCAGATCGTTATCTACTTGACATAAGTGGAATAACAGCAAATATTGGTGCAAATAATCTTAGTAAAATAGCTTTAAAGCTCAAAGAAGTTCTTGTTAATATAGAAGATAAAAAATATATGGGGTTATTAAAAGATTATGAAATTTCTATTCATAATCTTTTAAAAGAAATCAAAAAATACAAAGGTTAA
- a CDS encoding metal-sulfur cluster assembly factor codes for MYSKEELFLAISTVKDPEVGFNLVEMGLIYDAECDDEGNAHVTMTLSTKACPLHQMIVQWVKEAVEKMANIKNVDVEIVWEPAWNISMADDNVKRALGGA; via the coding sequence ATGTATTCAAAAGAAGAGTTATTTTTAGCAATTTCTACAGTAAAAGACCCAGAAGTAGGATTCAACCTTGTTGAAATGGGACTTATATATGACGCTGAGTGTGATGATGAAGGTAATGCTCATGTAACTATGACTTTATCAACAAAAGCGTGTCCTCTACACCAAATGATAGTTCAATGGGTAAAAGAGGCAGTTGAAAAAATGGCAAATATCAAAAATGTTGATGTTGAGATAGTTTGGGAACCAGCTTGGAATATCTCTATGGCTGATGATAATGTTAAAAGAGCACTTGGTGGAGCTTAA
- a CDS encoding glutamate-5-semialdehyde dehydrogenase, protein MEIFLKEAKASSRVLSAISGSDKNRILREMASALRDETQSLLSANALDMSDGEKNNLSSALMDRLFLDASRIDAMAIAIEEIAALKEPVGKVLDGWVTEDGLKIEKVSIPIGVIGIIYESRPNVTSDTAALCFKSSNVCVLKGGKEAENSNKAIAKVLKDVLIKNDLPPSLISLIPDSSREGVAKLIKMDKYVDLIIPRGGAGLIKYVSENATVSVVKHDKGQCHTYIDRDAKLDDAIAIAINAKVQRPGVCNAMETLLVDSEIASIALPKLKAEFDKAHTELKGCVNTQKIIDVQNATDEDYDTEYLANILNIKVVDGVDGAIEHIVRFTSGHSEAIITQNITAAESFLNAIDAAAVYVNASTRFTDGGAFGFGAEVGISTNKLHARGPMGIEGLTTYKFKIYGSGQIR, encoded by the coding sequence ATGGAAATTTTTTTAAAAGAAGCTAAGGCTAGCAGTAGAGTATTGTCCGCGATTAGTGGATCTGATAAAAATAGAATTTTAAGAGAAATGGCATCTGCTTTAAGAGATGAGACGCAATCACTTCTTAGTGCAAATGCTCTTGATATGTCAGATGGAGAAAAAAACAATTTGTCATCTGCTTTAATGGATAGATTATTTCTAGATGCTAGTCGTATAGATGCAATGGCTATAGCAATAGAAGAGATAGCAGCACTTAAAGAGCCAGTTGGTAAAGTCTTAGATGGTTGGGTTACAGAAGATGGCCTAAAAATAGAAAAAGTTAGTATTCCCATAGGAGTTATAGGCATCATTTATGAGTCTCGTCCAAATGTAACTAGCGATACGGCAGCTCTATGTTTTAAGAGCTCAAATGTATGTGTTTTAAAAGGTGGAAAAGAGGCTGAAAACTCAAACAAAGCAATAGCAAAAGTTTTAAAAGATGTATTAATCAAAAATGATTTACCGCCATCTTTGATATCACTTATTCCTGATTCTTCAAGAGAAGGTGTTGCAAAACTTATAAAAATGGACAAGTATGTTGATCTTATTATTCCTCGTGGTGGAGCAGGGCTTATTAAGTATGTAAGTGAAAATGCAACTGTAAGCGTTGTTAAGCATGATAAAGGACAGTGTCATACATACATAGATAGAGATGCAAAACTCGACGATGCGATTGCTATAGCTATAAATGCAAAAGTTCAAAGACCTGGTGTTTGTAACGCTATGGAGACTCTTTTGGTTGATAGTGAGATAGCATCTATTGCTTTACCAAAGTTAAAAGCAGAGTTTGATAAAGCTCATACTGAGTTAAAAGGGTGTGTAAATACACAAAAAATCATTGATGTACAAAATGCAACAGATGAAGACTACGACACTGAATACTTAGCAAATATTTTAAATATCAAAGTTGTTGATGGAGTTGATGGTGCGATCGAACATATTGTTAGATTTACTTCTGGACATTCTGAAGCTATTATTACTCAAAATATTACAGCAGCAGAGAGTTTTTTAAATGCTATAGATGCAGCTGCAGTTTATGTAAATGCATCTACACGTTTTACTGATGGTGGAGCTTTTGGTTTTGGAGCAGAGGTCGGAATAAGCACAAATAAGCTTCACGCACGAGGTCCTATGGGGATAGAAGGATTAACAACATATAAGTTTAAAATCTATGGAAGTGGTCAAATTAGATAA
- a CDS encoding efflux RND transporter permease subunit produces MIRRFLEFAIDKPLLNHILLTFIVLLSIFAYVNIPKEIFPPMNMDKISISGGYAGTSADVLDKMVVKTIEDDLQNVDELENIKTTIKNGSFSIISDIKPGSDNTTVLSDVKDIVSGVRKDLPADMAEPIAKIQLHNFPLVLIALAGDKSKKELLTLAEDLKSDLSQLKDLSDITIRGDADDELVITINEQKLLAFGLKPSLAVSSLKNISSIFPIGTIKERGNHLYISTFNGEKNKQSIEDTIISVGNTRIRIGDIADIEFKLSDESELSHYNGARNVSINVTKSEDGNAIALVKQIREILKNKSDKSMEVQYEIYTDTSIWIKNRLNTVFANIAFGLMLVFIAMLIFINRGIAIVVAIGIPVSFMIGLIATELMGDSLNMLSLLGALIALGMLVDEAIVVAENIYRHLEEGMEKREAAIVGATEMFPAVLTATLTTVFAFLPMLLLSGEMGMFIKIIPIMITVLLLSSLFEAFYFLPLHAHDFLKVAHDESFTKRLWKKLSSWHSVALHFVFKRKWISLIVIVVSIFSLTFVFIKNSKFQLFPNFDNTQIYVYGKVDINSELEDTEKIVTKLEKKLLQETNKSDFSSITSVIGFKMDAKNMVETGNNLFHIFIDLKERAPTNLFDKYISPYLSIEYDADALTREHDAVEIAKVIDEVIEPFKKEKENGNLVYEELVVKVPGAGVVASDIEISLSGKAEEEIVKGIKYLKEKLEAINGVNNISDDANPGEKELKLRVNEYGQQLGFNEELISNELRSYYLKGEYAKMFNDEGLIRVRIESKINEKISSIQNIEVQIPSTDNYVALRDVCDFIMIQGFVALKKEDGVRIRTVMASIDKKVITSSEVMKELEEAFVKLKDDGYKVDIKGEEKENAKNKRELMQSAIIAVFLIFITLVWLFDSIKKSLIVISTIPLVLLGVFFGHWVMDINLTMPGMIGIVGLAGVVVNDGLIVVNFIKHASDTEELMKRAGTRLRPILLTSLTTVLGLSTLIFFASGQAMILQPMAISLGFGIAWATILNLIYVPLLYAVVFKIKNKV; encoded by the coding sequence ATGATACGTCGCTTTTTAGAGTTTGCAATAGATAAACCTCTTTTAAACCATATACTTTTGACATTTATTGTTTTATTGTCAATTTTTGCTTATGTAAATATTCCAAAAGAAATATTTCCGCCAATGAATATGGATAAGATTAGTATTAGCGGTGGCTATGCTGGTACATCTGCCGATGTTCTTGATAAGATGGTTGTAAAAACCATAGAAGATGATCTTCAAAATGTAGATGAACTTGAAAATATTAAAACAACAATTAAAAATGGTTCTTTTTCTATCATAAGCGATATTAAACCAGGCTCTGACAATACAACCGTACTTAGTGATGTAAAAGACATAGTTAGCGGTGTTAGAAAAGATTTACCAGCAGATATGGCTGAACCAATAGCTAAGATACAACTACATAACTTTCCTCTAGTTTTAATAGCTCTAGCTGGTGATAAAAGTAAAAAAGAGTTATTGACTCTTGCAGAAGATTTGAAAAGTGATTTGAGTCAGTTAAAAGATCTTAGCGATATCACTATTCGTGGGGATGCAGATGATGAACTTGTTATAACAATAAATGAGCAAAAACTTTTAGCCTTTGGATTAAAACCATCTTTGGCAGTATCTTCACTTAAAAATATTAGCTCCATTTTTCCAATAGGAACTATAAAAGAAAGAGGAAATCATCTCTATATTTCTACATTTAATGGAGAAAAAAATAAGCAGAGTATTGAAGATACTATTATTAGTGTTGGAAATACAAGAATACGCATAGGCGATATAGCAGATATAGAGTTTAAGCTTAGTGATGAATCAGAACTTTCACACTATAACGGAGCTAGAAATGTATCTATAAATGTTACAAAGTCTGAAGATGGAAATGCTATAGCTTTAGTTAAACAAATTCGTGAAATACTTAAAAACAAATCAGATAAAAGCATGGAAGTTCAATATGAAATATATACAGACACTTCTATTTGGATTAAAAATCGTCTAAATACGGTTTTTGCAAATATTGCTTTTGGTCTTATGCTTGTTTTTATAGCAATGCTTATTTTTATAAATCGTGGTATTGCTATAGTTGTTGCTATAGGTATCCCTGTTAGTTTTATGATTGGTCTTATAGCTACTGAACTTATGGGGGATTCACTAAATATGTTATCTCTCCTTGGTGCTTTGATTGCACTTGGGATGCTGGTTGATGAAGCAATAGTAGTAGCTGAGAATATATATAGACACTTAGAAGAAGGTATGGAAAAAAGAGAAGCTGCTATAGTTGGAGCTACAGAGATGTTTCCTGCCGTTCTTACTGCAACACTTACTACAGTTTTTGCATTTTTACCGATGCTTTTACTAAGTGGTGAAATGGGAATGTTTATAAAAATTATTCCTATTATGATAACTGTTTTACTTCTTTCTTCACTCTTTGAAGCATTTTATTTTTTACCACTTCATGCTCATGATTTTTTAAAAGTAGCTCATGATGAAAGTTTTACAAAAAGACTTTGGAAGAAGCTTTCATCATGGCATAGTGTTGCTTTGCATTTTGTGTTTAAGCGAAAGTGGATTTCACTTATTGTTATAGTTGTTTCTATTTTTTCTTTAACATTCGTTTTTATTAAAAACTCAAAGTTTCAATTATTTCCAAATTTTGATAATACTCAGATATATGTTTATGGAAAAGTTGATATAAATAGCGAACTTGAAGATACGGAAAAGATTGTAACCAAGTTAGAAAAAAAACTTTTACAAGAGACTAATAAATCAGACTTTTCTTCTATTACATCCGTAATTGGATTTAAAATGGATGCTAAAAATATGGTTGAAACAGGAAATAATCTTTTTCACATTTTTATAGATTTAAAGGAGCGTGCGCCAACAAATTTGTTTGATAAGTACATAAGTCCATATCTATCAATTGAATACGACGCAGATGCATTGACAAGAGAACATGATGCAGTAGAAATCGCAAAAGTTATAGATGAAGTAATTGAACCATTCAAAAAAGAAAAAGAAAATGGTAATTTAGTTTATGAAGAGCTTGTTGTTAAAGTACCAGGAGCAGGAGTTGTCGCTTCTGATATAGAGATAAGTTTAAGTGGAAAAGCTGAAGAAGAGATAGTAAAAGGTATTAAATATCTTAAAGAGAAATTAGAAGCTATAAATGGAGTTAATAACATTTCAGATGATGCTAATCCTGGAGAAAAAGAGTTAAAACTTCGTGTAAATGAGTATGGACAACAGCTAGGTTTTAATGAAGAACTAATATCAAATGAACTTCGCTCATATTACCTAAAAGGTGAGTATGCAAAGATGTTTAATGATGAAGGTCTTATCCGTGTCAGAATAGAGAGCAAAATAAATGAAAAAATAAGCTCTATACAAAACATAGAAGTTCAAATACCATCAACTGATAATTATGTAGCTCTTCGTGATGTATGTGACTTTATAATGATACAAGGTTTTGTTGCATTAAAAAAAGAAGACGGAGTTAGAATCAGAACAGTTATGGCATCTATAGATAAAAAAGTTATAACTTCTTCTGAGGTTATGAAAGAACTCGAAGAAGCCTTTGTCAAATTAAAAGATGATGGATATAAAGTAGATATTAAAGGTGAAGAAAAAGAAAACGCTAAAAATAAAAGAGAATTAATGCAGTCTGCTATTATCGCTGTTTTTTTGATATTTATAACTCTTGTTTGGTTGTTTGATTCTATAAAAAAATCACTTATTGTCATTAGTACGATTCCTCTTGTTTTACTAGGTGTGTTTTTTGGACATTGGGTAATGGATATAAATCTTACAATGCCTGGAATGATTGGTATAGTAGGACTTGCAGGAGTTGTTGTTAATGATGGGCTTATAGTTGTAAACTTTATAAAACATGCATCTGATACAGAAGAGTTAATGAAAAGAGCAGGGACAAGATTGAGACCTATATTACTTACATCGCTGACAACTGTTTTAGGTCTCTCAACTTTGATATTTTTTGCATCTGGACAAGCTATGATACTTCAACCAATGGCAATATCTTTAGGTTTTGGAATAGCTTGGGCAACTATACTTAACCTTATTTATGTGCCTCTTTTGTATGCTGTGGTTTTTAAGATAAAAAATAAAGTCTAA
- a CDS encoding pyrroline-5-carboxylate reductase, whose translation MKTITFIGNGNMALSIAKGLRKNYKIEVVGRDIQKLEKFEKDIGVSVEKFLYDDFDLSDKTVMLCVKPANVEEISTRLKGKARVIFSVLAGTTLQKLRHNLKPSAVVRCMPNLAASINKSMTTLTGDAEFQAEAEELLGAIGTTRWLSSEKEIDIATGLAGSGPAYLALIAEALADGAVKQGLKRDDAMFIMRGLFGGFGELIQEIHPALLKDGVMSPGGTTAAGYGALEDGNVRSACIDAVAKAYKKATEL comes from the coding sequence ATGAAAACTATTACCTTTATTGGAAATGGAAATATGGCACTTAGCATTGCTAAGGGTTTAAGAAAAAATTATAAGATTGAAGTAGTTGGTAGAGATATTCAAAAATTAGAAAAATTTGAAAAAGATATTGGAGTGAGTGTAGAAAAATTTTTATATGATGATTTTGATCTTAGCGACAAAACAGTTATGCTCTGTGTTAAACCGGCAAATGTTGAAGAGATTTCTACAAGATTAAAAGGAAAAGCAAGAGTTATATTTTCTGTTTTAGCAGGAACAACTCTACAAAAACTTCGTCATAATCTTAAACCATCGGCAGTTGTTAGATGCATGCCAAATCTTGCTGCTAGTATCAACAAATCTATGACTACATTAACAGGAGATGCTGAGTTCCAAGCAGAAGCAGAAGAACTTCTAGGTGCTATAGGTACAACAAGATGGCTCTCATCTGAAAAAGAGATAGACATAGCTACTGGACTTGCTGGAAGTGGACCTGCTTATTTAGCTTTAATAGCGGAAGCTTTAGCAGATGGTGCGGTCAAACAAGGCTTAAAAAGAGATGATGCTATGTTTATTATGAGAGGATTATTTGGTGGATTTGGAGAACTAATACAAGAGATTCATCCCGCACTTCTTAAAGATGGTGTTATGAGTCCTGGTGGAACTACTGCTGCTGGATATGGAGCACTTGAAGATGGAAATGTTAGAAGTGCTTGTATAGATGCTGTTGCAAAAGCATACAAAAAGGCAACAGAGTTATAA
- the rsmH gene encoding 16S rRNA (cytosine(1402)-N(4))-methyltransferase RsmH, translated as MQDIPHIPVLYTQVTDTFKDIENGIIIDCTMGYGGHSSMILEANPNIKLVAIDQDQTAIDFSTSRLKSFGDRVSIKKGRFSSVIKDVISEYGIENIKGVLADIGVSSLQLDQKDRGFSYESDNLDMRMDKDAPLSAYNVVNEYSSSEIEKILLEYGELRNYKKIASAIVSSRPFTSAKELSCALKHLLPKGKKIHPATLLMQAIRIEVNDELGELKSLLKSIEDSNFTDAIIAIISFHSLEDRIVKQTFSKWTKECICPDEAMRCTCSRDNALGKILTKKPIVAEDDELKQNPRSRSAKMRVFHYER; from the coding sequence TTGCAAGATATCCCACATATTCCAGTCTTATATACTCAAGTTACAGATACGTTTAAAGATATTGAAAATGGAATAATTATAGACTGTACCATGGGATATGGTGGTCATTCATCAATGATACTAGAAGCAAATCCAAATATAAAATTAGTAGCAATAGATCAAGATCAAACTGCGATAGATTTTTCAACTTCACGACTTAAGAGTTTTGGAGATAGGGTTAGTATAAAAAAAGGTCGTTTTTCTTCTGTTATAAAAGATGTTATATCTGAGTATGGTATAGAAAATATTAAGGGAGTATTGGCAGATATAGGGGTTTCATCACTTCAGCTTGATCAAAAAGATAGAGGTTTTTCGTATGAGAGTGATAACCTTGATATGAGAATGGACAAAGATGCTCCACTAAGTGCATATAATGTTGTAAATGAATATTCAAGTAGTGAGATTGAAAAGATTTTACTTGAATATGGAGAGCTTAGAAATTATAAAAAAATAGCATCTGCTATTGTAAGTTCTCGTCCTTTTACATCTGCAAAAGAGCTAAGCTGTGCTCTAAAGCACTTACTTCCAAAAGGAAAAAAAATCCATCCCGCTACACTTTTGATGCAGGCTATTCGCATCGAAGTAAATGATGAACTTGGAGAGTTAAAATCACTTTTAAAAAGTATAGAAGATTCTAATTTTACAGATGCAATTATTGCTATAATATCTTTTCACTCACTAGAAGACAGAATAGTAAAACAGACTTTTTCCAAGTGGACTAAAGAGTGCATCTGTCCAGATGAAGCCATGAGATGTACTTGTTCAAGAGACAATGCTTTAGGTAAAATACTAACTAAAAAGCCTATAGTCGCAGAAGATGATGAACTAAAACAAAACCCAAGAAGTAGAAGTGCAAAAATGAGAGTGTTTCATTATGAACGATAA
- the thrC gene encoding threonine synthase → MNFIQTRGCDDKRPKSVTFSQAILSPIASFGGLYVPETLPELGEEFLQKHINSSYKELASDLLSRFEIDIEQSVIDEALSLYDNFDDASNPVPVVKVKENLYVSELYHGPTRAFKDMALQPFGKILSSVAQKRDENYLILAATSGDTGPAALETFKNQKNIKVACMYPANGTSDVQRLQMVTEDASNLKVIGIKGNFDDAQSALKNLLASPSFEATLKEKNISLSAANSVNFGRIIFQIIYHIHNYLELVRQDVLTIGDKVYLNVPSGNFGNVLGGYYAQLMGLPVEKLIIASNENNILTRLIKTGVYDMRNQDLILTTSPAMDILKSSNVERVLYGLYGDKRTRELMNDLDTKQIYTLTADELAQMQEIFVADFCSDEEGKEYIKNTFNDGYLMDPHTATCFKAYESCAVKNIPTIIYSTAEWTKFSPVIANALTGEKDAQDIVALKSISKTANVKIPSMINNLFSKKIVHDTIIEKENIEEEILKFL, encoded by the coding sequence ATGAACTTTATTCAAACTCGTGGATGCGATGATAAAAGACCTAAAAGTGTTACATTTTCACAAGCAATATTAAGCCCAATAGCTTCTTTTGGTGGACTGTATGTTCCAGAAACACTCCCAGAACTTGGAGAAGAATTTTTACAAAAACATATAAACTCTTCATATAAAGAGTTAGCATCTGATTTACTCTCTCGTTTTGAGATAGATATTGAACAAAGTGTTATAGATGAAGCTCTTAGTCTTTATGATAATTTCGACGATGCATCTAACCCTGTGCCTGTTGTAAAAGTAAAAGAAAATTTATATGTAAGTGAACTATACCATGGTCCAACTCGTGCATTTAAAGACATGGCACTTCAACCATTTGGTAAGATATTATCTTCAGTTGCTCAAAAAAGAGATGAAAACTATCTTATCTTAGCAGCGACTAGCGGAGACACAGGTCCTGCTGCGTTAGAGACTTTTAAAAATCAAAAAAATATAAAAGTTGCTTGTATGTATCCTGCAAATGGAACCTCTGATGTTCAAAGACTTCAAATGGTAACCGAAGATGCATCTAACTTAAAGGTTATAGGCATAAAAGGTAATTTTGATGATGCTCAATCAGCTCTTAAAAATCTTTTAGCATCTCCTAGTTTTGAAGCTACATTAAAAGAAAAAAACATATCTTTATCAGCTGCAAACTCTGTAAACTTTGGACGTATTATTTTTCAAATTATTTATCATATTCATAACTATTTAGAACTTGTAAGACAAGATGTTTTAACTATAGGAGATAAAGTTTATTTGAATGTTCCAAGTGGAAACTTTGGAAATGTGTTAGGTGGATACTATGCACAGCTTATGGGACTTCCAGTTGAAAAACTAATCATTGCATCTAATGAAAATAATATTCTTACTCGCCTTATAAAAACAGGTGTGTATGATATGCGTAATCAGGATTTAATCCTAACAACTTCTCCTGCTATGGATATCTTAAAATCATCTAATGTTGAGCGTGTTTTATATGGTCTTTATGGTGATAAGCGTACAAGAGAACTTATGAACGACCTTGATACTAAACAAATATACACACTAACTGCAGATGAGTTAGCTCAGATGCAAGAGATTTTTGTTGCTGATTTTTGTAGTGATGAAGAGGGTAAAGAGTATATTAAAAATACTTTTAATGATGGTTACTTAATGGATCCACACACTGCTACGTGTTTTAAAGCTTATGAATCTTGTGCAGTTAAAAATATTCCTACTATTATCTACTCAACTGCTGAGTGGACTAAGTTTTCACCTGTTATTGCAAATGCGCTTACTGGCGAGAAAGATGCACAAGATATAGTAGCTTTAAAGTCTATATCTAAAACCGCAAATGTTAAAATACCATCTATGATAAATAATCTTTTTAGTAAAAAAATTGTTCATGATACTATTATAGAAAAAGAAAATATTGAAGAAGAAATTTTAAAATTTTTGTAA